TACAGTATGTAACTTCTTCATTGTTTGATCTCATTAACAGTCATACATCTTTACATTGATATTCTGATAATGGCAGGACGACAACAGATACAGTGCAACCAGAGGTGCACATCTGAACCTCAAGCGGGCAGAAAAGGCTCGTCTTTTGGTCAGTAAAATTCCAGGTATATCCTGAATGTTTACTTGGTTTTGTTTCCCTTGTGATTATACTACATTACATATTCTAAAAGTAGCTTCCACTGCCTGCCTTAGACCTATGCTACATCTGGCATAATATGACATGGAAAATTAATTCTATTCCTAATCTGACTTTTGGGTTCATCTGTGACTGTTACGAGTGTAGTCATTGTTGATACACTGATGGCAAAGACCCGGGCATGGGAACAAGAGCATGGTATGCCGTTCAGCTATGACGGTGTTCATCTTCTCGCAATGCTGGATGAGTACAAAGTACTAAGGCAgcagaaggaagaagagaagcgacgaaTGAGGGTACCCTTCTGTCCAATCCCCATTAATCTTTCGCATGTCTGGCTCTAAAACCATATCTCATTCCATTTGCTTTCTTCCAAAACTCATTTCAGGACCAGAAGAAGATAAACGACCAGCTAGCTGCAGAGCAGGAGAAGCTCTTCGGCTCGAAACCGAGCCCAGCCCGGCCCCAATCCTCAAGGAAGGCGCCTGGCCCGCGGGCCAACGGTGGCGCAGTCAATGGCACACCGAACCGGAGGCTCTCGGCCCACcagaacggcggcggcaggtcGGTGAGCCGGGACGGGCGGAGGGACAGTGGCCGGCCGGCTGCTCCGGTGAACTACGTCGCCATCTGCAAGGAAGAGTCCAGCAACAACAACCCGGCGGCGTCCTCCCCCTGACGATCATCCTCGCCATGATTGACCGTACATTTCTTGGTGCCAGTGGTAGAGAGATACTCCATATCTGTGCAGTagcaggaaaaaaagaaaaactatagcAAGATACTAGTAGGACAAGTGATTCGAATGATAGTAGCAGTATTTTGGCTGTATTTGAATCGATTTGTTGCTGTCCATTTGCTGGTAGTGGATCGAATGGATCGAGTGGGTGCAGCCGTGCAGGTGCATCCGCCATGGAAGCTGAGCTCATGTCGTCGTGTCCCGTTGGAGTTTCTTTCGCCTGTCACTGTCGGTTGTTGGGCTTGAGCTTGGCGGGACGGCGAAAAACGCAATCCGTCAGTTACAGTGGTTATCGCTTGAATTTCGTCGAATCCTATCAAAGTTTACCGAGCTGTTATCGGCAGTTTTGCGGTTACTGGGCTATCAGCTGTTAGGCtatgaatttaaatttgaaaatttcatgCCAGTAATCCAAAATTTCAAGTTTTGGATGATGTATATCAATTCCGTACATTATTTAAGCACTAATAACAACTTGGAGTAGATTACAACGCGACATACATGCAACAGCAGCGAAACATTCGTCAGTCTTTCAGACTTCCGCACTCAATCACCAATCACTTCATCGGTTTAGGAGGTGGTTTCTCGTTTTGGATGGATAATCAACTAAAACAAAGCaatcaaaagaagaaaaaaaaggggccaAATTTCATAGCAATTTGATTACACAACACAGCACAGCAATTCGGTGGAGGCTCCACGCAAATTGAAGAAGCATATGTACATCATCGATCTGCTCCTTCCCCGGTCAGCTTTTGTCTCAGTAATCCGTCGGTGGTTGGTTGCCGTCGTAGGCCTCCGCCGCGGCTTCTTCCCTCTCCTGCTCCTGATCTCGCCGGTGCACCTTCTTGCTCACCTTGATCCAGATTGCAAAATGTTATAGCATCGGTGAGTGGAGGAGAGATTTTTGCAAAGATTTTGATTCTTGGTTGTAAAATGTTTCATCAGTGGAGGGATTTGCaaggattgattgattgatttaccTTGTGTGATCTTGCGTGGAGGCGGTGGTCGGAGGAAGCCACCTTCCGGCGAGGCaggctccggccgccgcccctgAGGCGGCTCTTGCTGCCGGGCTTGTAGCAGCTGAGGCTGCCGCTGGAGCCGTCGAAGCTGACGACGGACACGTCGTTGGACCCGCAGCTCTccttctcctcgccggcgccggcgccgaggtcgtgccgccgccgcaccacgatcacccgccgccctccggccgccgccgccgtcgagccagCGTCCGCCGCGTTCTTGCTCATGCAGTCGTCGGCCGACGCCTCCGACGACGCCTGCCGCGTCGCCATCCACCGCTCCAGCCAGCTCCACCCCACGTTGTACTCCGCCTGGTCCGACCGCGCCGCCCGCTTCTTCgtcgtcccgccgccgccgccgccgcagctccgcAGCTGCTGCGAGAACGCGTAGGCCAGCGCGCGCtcccgccgcgtcgtcgcctcgATCCTGCTCTGCATCCGCATCCTCGACACGTTCGAGCTCACCGTGCTGTCGTCCCACTCCTCCTGCCACGCACGCatcatcatcagttcatcacatcCAAAATCTCGCGACACAACTCGCCGATCACATCACTGTTCCATCATCGGTTGCAGAGATTTGATCGAGATCGAAGTCTACATTGCATTGCGGACATGTTCTTGCATGGTCTGTATATACCTTCACTCTGAACGCCTGTGGCCGCGACCGCTGGCTGCTCCGGTGctgcgccgacgtcgccgcggcggcggcgctgtcgtCGCTGAGGCGGAGGTTGCTCAGCGACTCGCCGACCTGGACCTCCACCGACGCCGCGATGGACGCCGTAGTAGGGCTCCTCGGCTCGTCGGTGGTGCAGCAGCCGTTTTCTGAGCATTTGAGCTTCTGCAACTGCCTCCTCGCCTGCAACACCAGTGGATCTGCATGAtcgatcttttttttctaacctccaatttttgaatttggatcAAGAACGCACCATGAATCCCCTGAACACGGATTGGATCATCGTCGCCGCTTCGACTTGGCTGTCGGTGGCCGGCTCGGCCGCCGTCGGAGGCGCGATGTCTTTGATGGGGATGCTCATGCTCCCATGTTCTTCAGggtggccgccggcgtcggcgacgccaTCCACGCCATTCGCCGGTCGAGCAAccgtcagcgccgccgcctgcggttCCTGCGGCATTGCGCAGGTCTCGAAGCTCTTGACGGAGACCGtcccatcatcgtcgtcgtcgttctcgTCCTCGGCGGCCGCGCTGATCTCGTCGCCGCAGAGGTAGAGCCGGAGAGAGCTCCATCTCCTCTTGTGATCAGCAGAGCCCCTCTCCTGCAAACCAAAAATCAGAACAATCTTCTTCACTCGATTAATCAAACTCCATTTTCTGTTCAGATTGTTTATGTCGCAGGCAGGCAAAAGCATCTGCAATTGTGAAGATCCATGAACCGAGGTGCCACGACAAAGTACAGAATCGAAAGTACATTGGCCTCATCGCCGGTTACTGATTGGTGTACCGAGAGATCTTCACTTTTTCTCGTACTGAACCTGAACCCGAACCCAACACCGACTGCACAGTTGCACTGCACCACCACAAACGTATGCCCTACACAAAAACAGTGGACGCAACACCAAAAGAGCACCTACATTGTGGCAAccacggccgccaccgccggccgacGAGCAGGGGCTCTTGGAGAAGACTCGCCGGACaatgccgccggcgaggcccaTCCCCACCGTCGCCGGAACAGAAGAAAAGCCTCTCTCAACTATCTAGGACTAGGAGGCTTCACATGTCAGTGTAGTAGAACGACGGCGATCTTGGTTGGCATCGCCATGAGCCGGCGGTGCTGAGCTAGCTGAGCTCTCACTCCACAGTGATGGCTGGCGCGCGCAGGCGAGGCTGCAATGGCTGGCTTCCCCTTATAGTAGCAAGGGAGAGGCCAACGACCgtgcagtggtggtggtggctaaAATCCACAAGACCACCAGAACCAGTTTGGCTTGggttaaaataaaaagaaaggcGGTGTGCGAGATGCGCTTTGGTGCAAGTAGTAAGCTTTGTGTAAAGGCGCCGGTGGCGGGAGGCATCTCATTGGTGGATCCATGGAGGAAATGTGGAGTACACTGCACAACTGTGGTGGCACTAATGATTTAGAGCGAGAGTGAGGAAGAGGACCCATGTGTTAGGTTATTTTTTGGTCTGGCA
The Oryza sativa Japonica Group chromosome 6, ASM3414082v1 DNA segment above includes these coding regions:
- the LOC4341511 gene encoding protein IQ-DOMAIN 33, with amino-acid sequence MGLAGGIVRRVFSKSPCSSAGGGGRGCHNERGSADHKRRWSSLRLYLCGDEISAAAEDENDDDDDGTVSVKSFETCAMPQEPQAAALTVARPANGVDGVADAGGHPEEHGSMSIPIKDIAPPTAAEPATDSQVEAATMIQSVFRGFMARRQLQKLKCSENGCCTTDEPRSPTTASIAASVEVQVGESLSNLRLSDDSAAAAATSAQHRSSQRSRPQAFRVKEEWDDSTVSSNVSRMRMQSRIEATTRRERALAYAFSQQLRSCGGGGGGTTKKRAARSDQAEYNVGWSWLERWMATRQASSEASADDCMSKNAADAGSTAAAAGGRRVIVVRRRHDLGAGAGEEKESCGSNDVSVVSFDGSSGSLSCYKPGSKSRLRGGGRSLPRRKVASSDHRLHARSHKVSKKVHRRDQEQEREEAAAEAYDGNQPPTDY